ACGTTGCCTCGGCGCATGAGGACGCGGTTCCGTCGAGCAACGGGCTCGCTCGTCCACGGAGATAGCGATCGAAGAACGCCACCGTGTAGGCCGAAATGATCTCATGGTCGCGCCGCGCGTTCAACAGCGTCGAGATTCTCCTGCGCGGCGGCCCGAAGCGCTTCGGGTGCGCCCGATGGACGCAGCCGTGAGCGCGCGGATGAATTGGTGCGGTCGAATGGTCATCATATGGGCCGTTGGGTTGGCATTATTCTTCTCGAATGAGCCCCTGCTCGCGTGCCACGCGCACGGCCGCCGTGCGGTTGTCCACGCCCAGCTTTTCGAATATGTGCACGAGGTGCGCTTTGACCGTCGGCTCGGCGATCCCCAGTCCGGCCGCAATACTCTTGTTGCCATCGCCGCGTGCGACACGGTGGAGGACCTCGAGCTCCCGATCGGTCAATGTCACGCGGGCCGGTTGCTGCCAACGCGCCATCAATCGTTCGGTAACGAGCGGTGCGAGATATCGCTCGTCACGCGCGACCGCGCGCAATGCGCGGAACAACTCATCGTGCGGGACATCCTTCAGTAGGTAACCGACCGCTCCCGCTTCGATCGCCCGCAGTACTTCGCCGTCGGACGCATACGTTGTCAAAACGACGATGCGCGTCGACGGACGAGCGCGAAGAATCGCCGCCGCCGCCGCGACGCCGTCGCGGCCCGGCATTCGGAGGTCCATCAGCACCAGATCCGGCTCCAACCGTGCGGCGCCGGCAATCGCCTCATCTCCCGTTGCAGCCTCGCCCACGACGTCGAAATCCGCCTGCGTCGCGAGCACGCTCGTAATGCCACTGCGGACAATCGGATGATCGTCGACGACGAGAATACGAATTCGCGTCATGCGCGCGTCATGCGCGCGTCATGCTCGCGGCAGAGAGATCGCTGCCAACGGCAGCGCGACCGTGATACTCGTGCCGGTTCCACGATCGCTCTCGATGAGAACGTGCCCGCCGAACGGACGCACACGCTCGCGCATTCCGGTGAGGCCCATGTGCTCCACGCGCGAATCATCCGAATTGGTGAACCCACAACCGTCGTCTTCGACGCAGAGCAGCACGAGCTCGTCGACGCATTGCATCGAGACGCCCACGCGTGTCGCGTGCGCGTGACGGGCGACGTTGCTCAGCGACTCCTGCGTCGCGCGCAGAAAGATGACATCGGCGTCGGGCTGGAGGGGTGGCAGCACGCCGATCGTACAGGTGGCGGCGACATCGTTCGCTTCGCTCCATTGCGCGACGATGCGCTCGAGCGCCGCAGGCAGCGTTGCTTCGACCAACTGTGGCGGTCGGAGTGCCCAAACGAGCCGGCGAATCTCCGCCAGGCTTTCTCTCGATACTGCCTGCGCGCTCGCGAGATGCGGACGCGCGCTCGCCATGATGTCGTCGAGAGAAGCGCCGGCTTCAGTGCTCGATCGGCCCACGACCAGCTCGACCGCCTCGAGATGCTTGATCACGCTCGTAAATCCCTGGGCGAGCGTGTCGTGAATGTCACGTGCCAGGCGTTGCCGCTCTTCCTGCACGCCCGACTCCCGCGACCGCTCGGCAAGATCACGCTGCGCATCGTCGAGCTGACGCAGCAGTTGCGACCGAACTGACGCGTCACGGTTGGAGCGATGGATGTAGAGCATGACCGTTCCCACGGTGAGCCCGGTGGCCAAGAGGCCTACGATCCGGGCAAGCGTCAGCTTCGCATCCCATCCGTGGCGCCCGCTCTGGACGAGCAGATCGCCGAGGGAAAGCAGAACGATCAGCGTGAGCGTTGCGATGCCCCATCCAAAGGGGAGAAAGATGAATCCTTGAAGAATCGCGCCGAGGATCAACAGGCTGAATGCGGTATTCGTTGCAACCGCGGCGACGATGATCGCCCAGCCGAGCGTGACGAAGAGGGAGATTGCCCAGCGCCGCCGGAGTATCCAGGCATACGATGAAACGCCGACGGCGTGGTACGCGGCGATCAACACGACTGCGCCGATGGTTCGTGCCGAGCCCCGAGACAGGAGGAAGCGCTCGATTCCGCCGGAGGCGTCGAGGACGATGTAGCAGACGACGAGGAGAGCCGCCGCTTGCGTCCCTGCCCACACGCGGAGCCAGAGGCGCCCGTTGGACGCAAACAGCGGTTCGACTGGCGATTGATCAGAGGCGACGGTCATGACGCGTAGACGAAGGATGCTTCACCAACGTACGCCGCGCATCCGTCAAAAGTTGTATGTCCCCCGCGACCTCTGGACGATACCGGCATTTGCGCTGGAGACGTAGCGTCAGCGCTCCGGCTTCCGGCCCACACTGGAGTGCTCATGTTCCGTCTTGACAGTCGCTTGCTGCGAACGCTGTGCACCGTCGCCATGTGCGTCGTTGGTTCGGCGCCCTCCGCTCTCCAGGCCCAGGCGCGGTGGTATGTCTCCACGATCGGCGCGGACACACTGACACTCGAGCGCGTGGAGCGGGCGGGGAGCAGGATCTCAGGCCTCTGGGTTACCTACCACAATGGCGCGGATCGACATCGGGAGATCATGCGGCATGAGTACACCATGGCATTGACCTCCGAGGGACACCCCAAGTCTGCACACCTCTTGCTGCGGCATCCGGGCGGGAAGGTTGAATACACCTACGACGCGCAGTTTACCGACGATACGGTGTTCGTTGCAATCGTCTCTGACTCCGCGGTGCGCCGAGCGATTGCTGCCCACGGCGCCTATCCCATACTTGGCGGGTCGATCGGGATGTTCGAGGCGATGATTGCCGGGGCGAGAACAGGCCGATCCGCGCCTGATTCGACCGTCATCGTCACCGTGCCGATCACCGGGCCGTTCACGGCGCAGTCGCTGCCGATTGCGCTGCTCACGGTGAATGCGACGCGGCTAGGTCCTCGTGGCGGGCCCACGCTGTATACCGACGCCCGTGGGAGCGTCGATTCGATCGCCGGCGCAAATGGGCAGGTGCCGTTGCGGCGTGTTTCCGCGTTTGACATCGATGCCGTTGCCCTTTCCGCGCATCGATCGCTGGACGCACCGAAGCGAGTGCCGCCGCCATGATCGCTCATAAGCGTACACTAATGAGCGTACACTCATGATTAGATACTCAACATGATCGCGGTGTCTCGCGCGTCCCTGGCCGAAGGCGTCTCCGCCATGACAGCCAATCCATTGCGGACCGCGCTCTCGACACTCGGCGTGGTGATGGGCATTGCATCCGTGATCGCGACGCTCACGCTCGCGGACGGATTTGAGGGATTCCTTCGCGACCGCATTGCCGCCCAGACGGGCATCCTGTCCATTGCCGTCAGTCCGAGAACGCAAATCATTCGTGACGGCTTTGCCTTCCCGAACGCGGTTTACCCGGTCTTCGACCGACACGACGCCGCCGAGCTGCACGCATTCCTTGGGGGTCGTATCGACGTGACGATGAGCGTCACGGGCACCACAATCGTGGAGGCGCCACGCAAACCGGCCCACGCCGCGGCGGTGACTGCGACGCTTGCGAACTATCTCCGCTTTGGCGCCCGCGATGTGTTCGCGGGCCGGTACCTCACCGAGGCCGAGGTCGCACACAACACGCCGGTTGCCGTGCTGTCGTACAAGCTTGCAACGGAACTCTCACCCACTGGAGATCCGGCGGAGATGATCGGTCGCGAAGTGAGGGTACGAGGCCACATGGCCACGACCGTCGGCGTGATGCCGCCCTACGTCGGTGAGACGACGTTCGAAATCTTCGTTCCGCTCCGCCAGGCCGCCGCCGCGCTGGGTGCGCACGACGGGAAAGTGCCATCGCTCGCCGTCCTCGCGCCGAGTATCGAGCTCGTTGATCCCACCAGGGAGCGAATCATTGATTGGCTGGCGACACGCTATCGCGATTGGGACCGTCAGGTGTCCGTCACGACCTCGCTCGCGCAGCTCGCGCAAGTGCGCGGGGCAATGAGCGTTTTGAAATTCGTCCTGGGCGCGTTCGCCGGAATCGCGCTCGTCGTTGGCGGTGTGGGAATCATGAACGTGTTGCTTGCCGGGGTCGCCGAGCGGACCCGTGAGATCGGCGTCAGAAAGGCGCTCGGCGCGCGTCGTCGCGACATCATGTGGCAATTCCTCACCGAGTCTATTGCCATTGCGACCCTTGGAAGTGGATTGGGGACCTGCTTGGGGCTAGGCGGTGCGTTTGCACTTGCGGCGCTGGTTCGCTGGCGTGTGCCGGGAGCGCAACTCTGGGCCGCCGTGACCTGGCCAACCATCGTGACGTCGGTGGTCTCGGCGGTCGCCGTCGGTATCGTGTTCGGAATGTTGCCGGCACTTCGCGCGGCGCGACTGTCGCCGATCGACGCGATCCGCCACGAATGAAGCGCGTGTGCGCGATCCCGCGGCAGTACACCATTGATCGGCCTCCTAAATCCGACCAAGGACCAATGGGTCCGCTCTCCTGCGTGTCATAGGGTTCACGCTGCGCCTGTCTCGGTGAAACAAATCCGTCGCGCGACAGACGCGCGACCGGGCGATCCGCGCGCGGTTTCGGGAATCGCCTGGACATCCGGCGCCTTGCCGCGCATTTATCGGAATGCCGGAAGACGCTTGCGCCGCCGTCGAGCGGCAACTTGGCAACCGCTATCAGATCGTTCGCGCGCTTGGCGCCGGCGCGTTCGGCGCCGTCTACCTCGCGCGCGAGCGCGATCTCCACCGGCTCGTGGCAATCAAGGTGCTGCGCGGCGACCGCGCATGGAGCGACGACGAACGCGAGCGCCTGCTCCGCGAAGCGCGCACCATGGCAAATCTGAGCCACCCGGCGGTGGTGCCGCTACTCGCCGCCGGCGAGTCGAACGGCGCGGTCTACATGGTCATGCCCTACGTAAGCGGAGAGACGCTCGCCGATCGCATTGCGCGCGACGAGCCGTTCGACGCCGACGAAGTTCGACGAATCCTCATCGAGATCGCCGACGCCCTCGCGTATGTGCACGGAGAAGGGGTGCTGCATCGGGACCTCAAGCCCGAGAACGTGCTGCTCGAGCGTGCCGGCGCGATCGATGACCACATCCCGCCGCGCGTGCGACTCATCGACTTCGGCGTCGCCGCGTTTCCGATGCGCGACGCCGGCGTGAACGCGACGCGTGAGACGTGGGGCACGCCGCACTTCATGGCGCCCGAGCAGATGCTCGGCGAGCCGGAACTCGATCCCCGCAGCGAGATCTACTCGTTCGGCGTGCTGGGATTTCTTCTCCTTGGAGGACGTCTGCCGTTCGATGCCACGTCGCCGGCCGAGCGACTCAGGCAGCAGCGCAACGGACCCGTTGTTCCGCTCGGCGTGTGTGCGCCCGATGCGCCGATGGATCTCGTGCGCGCGATCGAACGGTGCCTCGCCTACGACCCCGATCAGCGTTGGCGCCGTGTCCGCGATTGTCGCGATACGCTGATCGCCGGCACAAGCGTCGGGAACAATTCGTTCACGCCGCTGGCACTCGTGCGCCAACGTTTGCGTCCGAATCCAGCCGCGCTCGAGCGATACGCGGCCAGACGTCGCAAACGTGAACAGCCGCGGCGTCCGCGGCGTCCGCTGGTCAAGCGAATCGCCGGCGCGTTCTCCGGGCTCGATGCCGACGCGCGCTTCGCCGCACGCGCGATCAAACGGGCACCGGCATTCTCGGCCGCCATCATCGGAATTCTCGCGATCGGGCTCGGCGCGACGACCGTCGTACTGAGTGCCATCGAAGCGCTCGTCCTGCGCCCGCCGCCGGTGGCGGATCCGAAAGCGCTCGTTGTGATTCAAGAGCAACGGAAGGGTCCGAACAACGTGAATAACTTCGGTGCGAGCGGGTTTCGGTACGACCGCTATCTCGCGTACCGCGACGCCACGGCCGGAGTGTTCACCAACATTGCCGCACAGAGTCATGCGTCCTTCTCGATGC
The nucleotide sequence above comes from Gemmatimonadaceae bacterium. Encoded proteins:
- a CDS encoding response regulator transcription factor, whose translation is MTRIRILVVDDHPIVRSGITSVLATQADFDVVGEAATGDEAIAGAARLEPDLVLMDLRMPGRDGVAAAAAILRARPSTRIVVLTTYASDGEVLRAIEAGAVGYLLKDVPHDELFRALRAVARDERYLAPLVTERLMARWQQPARVTLTDRELEVLHRVARGDGNKSIAAGLGIAEPTVKAHLVHIFEKLGVDNRTAAVRVAREQGLIREE
- a CDS encoding sensor histidine kinase, with protein sequence MTVASDQSPVEPLFASNGRLWLRVWAGTQAAALLVVCYIVLDASGGIERFLLSRGSARTIGAVVLIAAYHAVGVSSYAWILRRRWAISLFVTLGWAIIVAAVATNTAFSLLILGAILQGFIFLPFGWGIATLTLIVLLSLGDLLVQSGRHGWDAKLTLARIVGLLATGLTVGTVMLYIHRSNRDASVRSQLLRQLDDAQRDLAERSRESGVQEERQRLARDIHDTLAQGFTSVIKHLEAVELVVGRSSTEAGASLDDIMASARPHLASAQAVSRESLAEIRRLVWALRPPQLVEATLPAALERIVAQWSEANDVAATCTIGVLPPLQPDADVIFLRATQESLSNVARHAHATRVGVSMQCVDELVLLCVEDDGCGFTNSDDSRVEHMGLTGMRERVRPFGGHVLIESDRGTGTSITVALPLAAISLPRA
- a CDS encoding ABC transporter permease encodes the protein MIAVSRASLAEGVSAMTANPLRTALSTLGVVMGIASVIATLTLADGFEGFLRDRIAAQTGILSIAVSPRTQIIRDGFAFPNAVYPVFDRHDAAELHAFLGGRIDVTMSVTGTTIVEAPRKPAHAAAVTATLANYLRFGARDVFAGRYLTEAEVAHNTPVAVLSYKLATELSPTGDPAEMIGREVRVRGHMATTVGVMPPYVGETTFEIFVPLRQAAAALGAHDGKVPSLAVLAPSIELVDPTRERIIDWLATRYRDWDRQVSVTTSLAQLAQVRGAMSVLKFVLGAFAGIALVVGGVGIMNVLLAGVAERTREIGVRKALGARRRDIMWQFLTESIAIATLGSGLGTCLGLGGAFALAALVRWRVPGAQLWAAVTWPTIVTSVVSAVAVGIVFGMLPALRAARLSPIDAIRHE